One Microcebus murinus isolate Inina chromosome 10, M.murinus_Inina_mat1.0, whole genome shotgun sequence DNA segment encodes these proteins:
- the LOC105857261 gene encoding small ribosomal subunit protein eS6, translating into MKLNISFPATGCQKLIEVDDERKLRTFYEKRMATEVAADALGEEWKGYVVRISGGNDKQGFPMKQGVLTHGRVRLLLSKGHSCYRPRRTGERKRKSVRGCIVDANLSVLNLVIVKKGEKDIPGLTDTTVPRRLGPKRASRIRKLFNLSKEDDVRQYVVRKPLNKEGKKPRTKAPKIQRLVTPRVLQHKRRRIALKKQRTKKNKEEAAEYAKLLAKRMKEAKEKRQEQIAKRRRLSSLRASTSKSESSQK; encoded by the coding sequence ATGAAGCTGAATATCTCCTTCCCAGCCACTGGCTGCCAGAAACTCATTGAAGTGGACGATGAACGCAAACTTCGTACTTTCTATGAGAAGCGTATGGCCACGGAAGTTGCTGCCGACGCTCTGGGTGAAGAATGGAAGGGTTATGTGGTCCGAATCAGTGGTGGGAACGACAAGCAAGGTTTCCCCATGAAGCAGGGTGTCTTGACCCATGGACGCGTTCGCCTGCTACTGAGTAAGGGGCATTCCTGTTACAGACCAAggagaactggagaaagaaagcGCAAATCTGTTCGTGGTTGTATTGTGGATGCCAACCTGAGTGTTCTCAACTTGGTTATTGTAAAAAAAGGGGAGAAGGATATCCCTGGACTGACTGATACTACAGTACCTCGTCGTCTGGGGCCCAAAAGAGCTAGCAGAATCCGCAAACTCTTCAATCTGTCTAAAGAAGATGATGTTCGCCagtatgttgtgaggaagcccttaAACAAAGAAGGTAAGAAACCTAGGACCAAAGCACCCAAGATTCAGCGACTCGTAACTCCACGTGTCCTGCAACATAAACGCCGGCGTATTGCTCTGAAGAAGCAGCgcactaagaaaaataaggaagaggctgcagaataTGCTAAACTTTTGGCTAAGAGAATGAAGGAGGCCAAAGAAAAGCGCCAGGAACAGATTGCCAAGAGACGTAGGCTGTCCTCTCTGAGAGCATCTACTTCTAAGTCTGAGTCGagccaaaaataa